A region from the Canis lupus dingo isolate Sandy chromosome 9, ASM325472v2, whole genome shotgun sequence genome encodes:
- the CBX4 gene encoding E3 SUMO-protein ligase CBX4, which produces MELPAVGEHVFAVESIEKKRIRKGRVEYLVKWRGWSPKYNTWEPEENILDPRLLIAFQNRERQEQLMGYRKRGPKPKPLVVQVPTFARRSNVLTGLQDSSADNRSKLELGGQGKGQGHQYELNSKKHHQYQPHSKERAGKPPPPGKSGKYYYQLNSKKHHPYQPDPKMYDLQYQGGHKEAPSPTCPDLGAKSHPPDKWAHGAGAKGYLGAVKPLAGAAGAPGKGSEKGPPNGMTPAPKEAVTGNGIGGKMKIVKNKNKNGRIVIVMSKYMENGMQAVKIKSGEAAEGEARSPSHKKRAAEERHPPADRTFKKAVVAEEKKAEAPAKRREEEAPGPGDPQPQDAASSRKLSPTKEAFGEQPLQLTTKPDLLAWDPARSSHPPSHHHHHHHHHHHHHHAVGLNLSHARKRCLSETHGEREPCKKRLTARSISTPTCLGGSPAAEHPADVPPTATLPQPEVILLDSDLDEPIDLRCVKTRGEAGEPPSALQVKPEAPAAVAAVAAAPVAAAEKPLAEAQDEPEEPLSEFKPFFGNIIITDVTANCLTVTFKEYVTV; this is translated from the exons ATGGAGCTGCCAGCTGTTGGCGAGCACGTCTTCGCGGTGGAGAGCATCGAGAAGAAGCGGATCCGCAAG GGCAGAGTGGAGTATCTGGTGAAATGGAGAGGCTGGTCCCCCAA ATATAACACGTGGGAACCCGAGGAGAACATCCTGGATCCCCGGCTGCTGATCGCCTTCCAGAACAG ggAACGGCAGGAGCAGCTGATGGGGTATCGGAAGAGAGGGCCGAAGCCCAAACCGCTGGTAGTGCAG GTACCTACCTTTGCCCGCCGCTCCAACGTGCTGACTGGTCTCCAGGACTCATCGGCAGACAACCGCTCTAAGCTGGAGCTGGGCGGTCAAGGCAAGGGCCAGGGCCACCAGTACGAGCTCAACAGCAAGAAGCACCACCAGTACCAGCCGCACAGCAAGGAGCGAGCCGGGAAACCCCCACCGCCGGGCAAGAGTGGCAAGTACTACTACCAGCTCAACAGCAAGAAGCACCACCCCTACCAGCCCGACCCCAAAATGTACGACCTGCAGTACCAGGGCGGCCACAAGGAGGCGCCCAGCCCCACTTGCCCGGACCTGGGCGCCAAGAGCCACCCGCCCGACAAGTGGGCACACGGCGCGGGGGCCAAGGGCTACCTGGGAGCTGTGAAGCCCCTGGCAGGTGCGGCCGGGGCTCCCGGCAAGGGCTCAGAGAAGGGCCCCCCCAACGGGATGACCCCGGCCCCCAAAGAGGCAGTGACGGGCAACGGGATTGGAGGCAAGATGAAGATCgtcaagaacaagaacaagaacggGCGCATCGTGATCGTCATGAGCAAGTACATGGAGAACGGCATGCAGGCGGTGAAGATCAAGTCCGGCGAGGCCGCGGAGGGCGAGGCGCGCTCCCCCAGCCACAAGAAGCGGGCCGCCGAGGAGCGCCACCCCCCGGCCGACAGGACTTTCAAAAAGGCCGTGGTGGCCGAGGAGAAGAAGGCGGAGGCCCCGgccaagaggagggaggaggaggcgcCGGGGCCCGGAGACCCGCAGCCCCAGGACGCCGCCAGCTCCCGCAAGCTGTCCCCGACCAAGGAGGCCTTCGGCGAGCAGCCCCTGCAGCTCACCACCAAGCCCGACCTGCTGGCCTGGGACCCGGCCCGGAGCTCCCACCCGCcctcccaccatcaccaccaccaccaccaccatcaccaccaccaccacgccGTCGGCCTGAATCTATCCCACGCGCGCAAGCGCTGCCTCTCCGAGACCCACGGCGAGCGCGAGCCCTGCAAAAAGCGGCTCACGGCGCGCAGCATCAGCACCCCCACCTGTCTGGGGGGGAGCCCGGCCGCCGAGCACCCCGCTGACGTGCCCCCCACCGCCACCCTCCCTCAGCCCGAGGTCATCCTGCTGGACTCGGATCTGGACGAGCCCATAGACTTGCGCTGCGTCAAGACGCGCGGCGAGGCCGGGGAGCCCCCCAGCGCCCTCCAGGTGAAGCCCGAGGCGCCCGCTGCGGTGGCGGCCGTGGCAGCTGCGCCGGTGGCCGCAGCCGAGAAGCCTCTGGCTGAGGCCCAGGACGAGCCCGAGGAGCCGCTGAGCGAGTTCAAACCCTTCTTTGGGAATATAATTATCACCGATGTCACCGCGAACTGCCTCACCGTCACGTTCAAGGAGTACGTGACGGTGTAG